A single region of the Balaenoptera ricei isolate mBalRic1 chromosome 12, mBalRic1.hap2, whole genome shotgun sequence genome encodes:
- the AKAP12 gene encoding A-kinase anchor protein 12 isoform X2 yields MLGIIAITVGQRESEDASERDSDKDMAADSAAVQDITKEGQEEMPETTEQTPASESSVDELTQPTEAQANDVGFKKVFKFVGFKFTVKKDKTEKSDAVQLLTVKKEEGGGPGGSDGYGDHREPSQETGDATPKDTELKESTEKPEETPRHEQSRPEVSLQAESAPPAEEGKDEEEKQEKEPARSPDSPTSPVASETASPFKKFFTQGWAGWRKKTSFRKAREDELEASEKKKEQEPEKADTEENEKTEDLSERPPSQEARESAQDARLSAEYEKVELPPEDQVQAPPEEKPAPLATEVFDEKVEIVAEVHVSTAEKDTEEQKAQAEEIVEPSPPEQPLETDADLQDAEPTDAPLRMEEEAGAASGDHAQPAELGAGADAKAPPTPPEGIVGEAEVPSSQERVKGQGSPLKKLFTSSGLKKLSGKKQKGKRGGDEESGEQHPASADSPDSPDEPKAESSASSPEEPEEITCLEKGVAEAPQDGETEEGTTSDGEKKREGVTPWASFKKMVTPKKRVRRLSESDKEDEVDKVKSATLSSTESAASEVQEEGKGNGEEQKPEEPKRKVDTSVSWEALICVGSSKKRARKASSSDDEGGPKPLGGGDSQKPEEAGRDREPATDALPASSQDHDQPPGSSSPEQAGSPCEGEGVSTWESFKRLVTSRKKSKSKLEEKSEDLVAGSGLEYSASDAELGKEESWVSIRKFIPGRRKKRLDGKQEQATMEDTGPTEVNEDDSDVPAVVPLSEYDAVEREKTEAQQAPKSEEGPEQKLAVDVSEELSKSLVHTVTVAVMDGTRAVTNIEERAPSWISASVTEPLEQAEDEDKSPSGEVFEKEVVAEETPVDTKMLPESQEAADDTITSKVELTPEALTAAETTEASGAEEATEASGAEETTDMVSAVSQLTDFPDTTEEATPVQEVEGSVPDVEDQAKRTQEVLQAVAEKVKEESQLPDARGLDDTIQTTQKGQAKILEQVEEAEEDSHALDWKEAMDGASKVHVQETKTETLTQGTVIVQATPESLEKVPPGTESAEARELTSTCPAETVVAVKPETVPEQAVAPDSAETLTDSETNRSTPVADFEATNVSQQTKIVEIDEDGEVLSGTQCQVTEGEALPALKEMPPEPSNFQSQEEKYSEMEEVLEHTDKEVTVETVPILSKTEVIQEAGRHADEETKEEPSVEGLVVSADTEITEKKITEVALEDEVTKKAEFQNDDLQLQSPAKSLPTPVERERVVQVERDKTELEPTQVNEEKLECKPAVTTCEELTKQLVQAVNVTIIDGEKEVISFEGSSSLPVHEEEACTEIQVQSSEASLALTAAAVGDKVLAEAIKILETAETLESAEARLVPEEKSSEKDEVSPAQPGEDAVPTGTESQAVSIPVIVSVTPEKGIIADLEGDKTTSQKWESDGDSEQVGCQEGRVSKTREEDLKAENEILKLQTESCKLVQNVIQTVVDQLGGTEETAAAFQTQAQLMEADSQEAGQKIGKEESKLQACTLDETQTIEAKEESPLSAGEHTHPDVSKDVNEALEKMAATRVESSRVDGQQLEEVAFPSKEKREAPETKSVPEDDGGAGFGERTEKSPFESQEDEKDDAADDPGNQTSAPEDAEASGGSTSESPDTIGPKLKEKGDGQEVEFHEEKGQSESEKEIKTQTQEETQDQEREPAKPEPTES; encoded by the coding sequence tTGGACAGAGAGAGTCTGAAGATGCGAGTGAAAGGGACTCAGACAAAGACATGGCTGCTGACTCAGCAGCGGTTCAAGACATCAcgaaggaggggcaggaggaaatgCCTGAGACGACGGAACAGACCCCTGCCTCAGAAAGCAGTGTAGACGAGCTGACGCAACCCACTGAGGCCCAGGCGAACGACGTAGGATTTAAGAAGGTGTTCAAGTTTGTCGGCTTCAAATTCACTGTGAAAAAGGATAAGACAGAAAAGTCTGACGCTGTGCAGCTCCTCACCGTCAAAAAGGAGGAAGGCGGAGGGCCAGGAGGGTCCGACGGGTATGGTGATCACCGGGAGCCCAGCCAGGAGACGGGGGATGCGACACCCAAAGACACTGAACTGAAAGAGTCCACAGAGAAACCCGAAGAGACGCCCAGACACGAGCAGAGCCGCCCAGAAGTCTCCCTTCAGGCGGAGTCCGCTCCACCAGCCGAGGAAGGCAAAGacgaagaagaaaaacaagagaaagaaccCGCCAGATCTCCAGACTCTCCGACGAGTCCAGTGGCCAGCGAAACCGCATCGCCCTTCAAAAAATTCTTCACTCAAGGTTGGGCCGGCTGGCGAAAAAAGACCAGTTTCAGGAAGGCTCGGGAGGATGAGCTGGAggcttcagagaagaaaaaggagcaaGAGCCAGAAAAGGCAGACACAGAAGAAAACGAGAAGACGGAAGATCTCTCCGAGCGGCCGCCCTCACAGGAGGCCCGCGAGAGTGCCCAGGATGCCAGGCTGTCGGCTGAGTATGAAAAAGTGGAGCTGCCCCCCGAAGACCAAGTGCAAGCACCTCCCGAAGAGAAACCCGCCCCGTTAGCAACGGAAGTATTCGATGAAAAAGTAGAGATTGTCGCGGAGGTCCACGTCAGCACTGCAGAGAAGGACACGGAGGAGCAGAAAGCCCAGGCGGAAGAAATAGTAGAGCCCTCGCCGCCTGAGCAACCGCTTGAAACGGACGCCGACCTCCAGGACGCCGAGCCCACCGACGCGCCGCtgaggatggaggaagaggcGGGCGCCGCCAGCGGGGACCACGCCCAGCCGGCCGAGCTCGGCGCAGGCGCAGACGCGAAAGCGCCGCCCACGCCCCCTGAGGGCATCGTCGGGGAGGCGGAAGTGCCGTCCTCGCAGGAGAGAGTTAAGGGGCAGGGAAGCCCTTTAAAGAAGCTGTTCACTAGCAGCGGCTTAAAAAAGCTCtctggaaagaaacagaaagggaaaagaggaggagaCGAGGAGTCCGGGGAGCAGCACCCAGCCTCAGCGGATTCTCCCGACAGTCCAGACGAACCCAAGGCCGAGAGCTCGGCCTCGTCCCCCGAAGAGCCCGAGGAGATCACGTGCCTGGAGAAAGGCGTGGCCGAGGCCCCCCAGGACGGGGAGACGGAGGAAGGGACCACTTCCGacggagagaaaaagagggaaggtGTTACCCCCTGGGCATCTTTCAAAAAGATGGTGACGCCCAAGAAACGCGTGAGAAGGCTCTCTGAAAGTGACAAGGAGGACGAAGTGGACAAGGTCAAGAGCGCCACCCTGTCCTCCACGGAGAGCGCCGCCTCTGAAGtgcaggaagaggggaagggaaaCGGAGAGGAGCAGAAGCCGGAAGAGCCAAAGCGCAAGGTTGACACCTCCGTGTCCTGGGAAGCTCTGATTTGTGTGGGGTCATCCAAGAAAAGAGCAAGAAAAGCATCCTCTTCCGACGACGAAGGGGGACCAAAACCCCTGGGAGGAGGAGACAGCCAaaaaccagaggaagcagggagagacAGGGAGCCGGCCACAGACGCGCTCCCTGCCAGCTCCCAAGACCACGACCAGCCCCCAGGAAGTTCCTCACCTGAGCAGGCCGGCAGCCCCTGCGAAGGGGAGGGGGTCTCCACCTGGGAGTCATTTAAAAGATTAGTCACCTCGAGAAAAAAATCGAAGTCAAAACTGGAAGAGAAAAGCGAGGACTTGGTAGCTGGGTCCGGCCTAGAATATTCAGCCTCAGATGCTGAGCTGGGGAAAGAAGAGTCTTGGGTTTCAATCAGGAAGTTTATTCCTGGGCGAAGGAAGAAAAGGCTGGATGGGAAACAAGAACAAGCGACGATGGAAGATACGGGCCCAACGGAGGTCAACGAGGACGATTCGGACGTCCCAGCCGTGGTGCCTCTGTCCGAGTATGATGCGgtggaaagggagaaaacagaagcaCAGCAGGCTCCGAAGAGCGAGGAGGGCCCCGAGCAGAAGCTGGCTGTCGACGTGTCGGAGGAGCTCAGCAAGAGTCTGGTTCACACCGTGACTGTGGCTGTCATGGACGGGACAAGGGCCGTTACCAACATCGAAGAAAGGGCACCTTCCTGGATCTCTGCTTCGGTGACAGAACCTCTTGAACAAGCAGAAGACGAAGACAAGTCACCATCTGGGGAGGTATTTGAAAAAGAAGTTGTTGCAGAGGAAACCCCCGTCGATACCAAAATGCTGCCAGAGAGCCAGGAGGCCGCTGATGACACAATCACCAGCAAGGTGGAATTGACCCCTGAAGCTCTGACGGCCGCAGAAACCACAGAGGCATCCGGTGCTGAAGAAGCCACGGAAGCCTCTGGTGCTGAAGAGACCACCGACATGGTTTCGGCTGTTTCCCAGTTAACCGACTTTCCAGACACCACCGAGGAAGCAACACCGGTTCAGGAGGTGGAGGGCAGCGTGCCCGACGTGGAAGACCAGGCGAAGAGGACCCAAGAGGTGCTGCAGGCCGTTGCAGAAAAAGTTAAAGAAGAATCACAGCTGCCTGACGCCAGAGGGCTAGACGACACCATCCAGACAACCCAGAAAGGACAAGCAAAAATACTGGAGcaggtggaagaagcagaagaggaTTCTCATGCACTCGATTGGAAGGAAGCAATGGATGGAGCATCCAAAGTACATGTACAAGAAACGAAAACTGAGACTTTGACACAGGGGACGGTGATTGTACAGGCCACCCCAGAAAGCTTGGAAAAAGTTCCTCCAGGCACAGAGAGTGCAGAGGCCAGGGAGCTTACAAGCACTTGTCCAGCTGAAACCGTGGTTGCGGTAAAACCAGAGACTGTCCCAGAACAGGCTGTTGCTCCTGACTCAGCTGAAACCCTCACAGACAGTGAGACCAATAGAAGCACCCCAGTAGCAGATTTTGAAGCTACAAATgtaagccagcagaccaagatcGTGGAAATCGATGAAGATGGTGAGGTTCTATCCGGTACCCAATGCCAGGTCACAGAAGGTGAGGCACTTCCTGCACTGAAAGAGATGCCTCCAGAACCTTCCAATTTTCAATCCCAGGAAGAAAAGTATTCAGAAATGGAAGAGGTTCTAGAACATACAGATAAAGAGGTAACAGTGGAAACTGTACCCATTCTTTCAAAGACTGAGGTGATTCAAGAGGCTGGCCGACAtgctgatgaggaaaccaaagaggAGCCATCTGTCGAAGGACTTGTGGTGTCTGCTGACACAGAGATAACCGAGAAAAAGATAACTGAAGTTGCCCTTGAGGACGAAGTTACGAAAAAAGCTGAATTTCAGAATGATGATCTCCAACTCCAGAGTCCTGCTAAGTCTCTTCCAACcccagtggagagagagagggtagTTCAAGTGGAAAGGGACAAAACGGAATTAGAGCCAACTCAAGTAAATGAAGAGAAACTTGAGTGCAAACCAGCTGTTACCACATGTGAAGAGCTCACTAAGCAACTGGTTCAGGCAGTGAATGTAACCATCATAGACGGGGAAAAGGAAGTCATCAGTTTTGAAGGAAGTTCTTCTCTGCCCGTTCACGAGGAAGAGGCATGCACAGAAATTCAAGTTCAAAGCTCTGAGGCATCATTAGCTCTAACAGCTGCAGCAGTGGGGGACAAGGTCTTAGCAGAAGCTATCAAGATTTTAGAAACAGCGGAAACTTTGGAATCTGCAGAGGCACGTTTAGTACCGGAAGAAAAGTCCTCAGAAAAAGACGAAGTCTCTCCTGCTCAGCCGGGAGAAGATGCGGTGCCCACAGGGACTGAGTCTCAGGCCGTATCAATACCGGTAATAGTATCTGTTACACCTGAAAAAGGCATCATCGCTGACCTGGAAGGAGATAAAACCACATCACAGAAATGGGAGTCAGATGGAGACAGTGAGCAGGTTGGTTGTCAGGAAGGCAGAGTAAGCAAAACAAGAGAGGAAGATTTAAAGGCTGAAAATGAGATTTTGAAACTTCAGACAGAGAGCTGCAAGCTTGTACAAAACGTAATTCAGACAGTTGTTGACCAGTTGGGGGGTACAGAAGAAACGGCCGCTGCTTTCCAGACCCAGGCTCAACTGATGGAAGCTGACAGCCAGGAGGCTGGACAGAAAATcgggaaagaagaaagcaaacttCAGGCCTGCACGTTGGATGAAACACAAACCATCGAAGCCAAAGAGGAGTCCCCACTAAGTGCCGGGGAGCACACACATCCAGATGTTTCCAAAGATGTGAATGAAGCTTTAGAGAAGATGGCGGCCACTAGGGTAGAAAGTTCCCGGGTAGATGGCCAGCAGCTTGAAGAGGTAGCTTTCCCAtccaaggaaaagagagaagcccCTGAAACAAAGTCTGTGCCAGAAGATGACGGTGGTGCCGGGTTtggagaaagaacagagaagtCACCGTTTGAATCccaagaagatgaaaaagatgaCGCTGCTGATGACCCCGGGAACCAAACCTCAGCCCCGGAAGATGCTGAGGCATCAGGAGGCTCAACCAGCGAGTCTCCAGATACAATTGGACCCAAACTGAAAGAGAAGGGAGATGGCCAGGAAGTAGAATTTCACGAAGAAAAAGGGCAGAGCgagtcagaaaaagagatcaaaacACAAACGCAGGAGGAGACACAGGACCAAGAGAGAGAACCGGCAAAACCGGAACCCACAGAATCCTAA
- the AKAP12 gene encoding A-kinase anchor protein 12 isoform X1 has translation MGAGSSTEQRSPEQPEAGSATPAEPEPEPSGGGSAAEAAPGSSADATIAPADPTTKLLQKNGQLSTVNGLAEQGELGLQEGALNGQAEEVTVTDVGQRESEDASERDSDKDMAADSAAVQDITKEGQEEMPETTEQTPASESSVDELTQPTEAQANDVGFKKVFKFVGFKFTVKKDKTEKSDAVQLLTVKKEEGGGPGGSDGYGDHREPSQETGDATPKDTELKESTEKPEETPRHEQSRPEVSLQAESAPPAEEGKDEEEKQEKEPARSPDSPTSPVASETASPFKKFFTQGWAGWRKKTSFRKAREDELEASEKKKEQEPEKADTEENEKTEDLSERPPSQEARESAQDARLSAEYEKVELPPEDQVQAPPEEKPAPLATEVFDEKVEIVAEVHVSTAEKDTEEQKAQAEEIVEPSPPEQPLETDADLQDAEPTDAPLRMEEEAGAASGDHAQPAELGAGADAKAPPTPPEGIVGEAEVPSSQERVKGQGSPLKKLFTSSGLKKLSGKKQKGKRGGDEESGEQHPASADSPDSPDEPKAESSASSPEEPEEITCLEKGVAEAPQDGETEEGTTSDGEKKREGVTPWASFKKMVTPKKRVRRLSESDKEDEVDKVKSATLSSTESAASEVQEEGKGNGEEQKPEEPKRKVDTSVSWEALICVGSSKKRARKASSSDDEGGPKPLGGGDSQKPEEAGRDREPATDALPASSQDHDQPPGSSSPEQAGSPCEGEGVSTWESFKRLVTSRKKSKSKLEEKSEDLVAGSGLEYSASDAELGKEESWVSIRKFIPGRRKKRLDGKQEQATMEDTGPTEVNEDDSDVPAVVPLSEYDAVEREKTEAQQAPKSEEGPEQKLAVDVSEELSKSLVHTVTVAVMDGTRAVTNIEERAPSWISASVTEPLEQAEDEDKSPSGEVFEKEVVAEETPVDTKMLPESQEAADDTITSKVELTPEALTAAETTEASGAEEATEASGAEETTDMVSAVSQLTDFPDTTEEATPVQEVEGSVPDVEDQAKRTQEVLQAVAEKVKEESQLPDARGLDDTIQTTQKGQAKILEQVEEAEEDSHALDWKEAMDGASKVHVQETKTETLTQGTVIVQATPESLEKVPPGTESAEARELTSTCPAETVVAVKPETVPEQAVAPDSAETLTDSETNRSTPVADFEATNVSQQTKIVEIDEDGEVLSGTQCQVTEGEALPALKEMPPEPSNFQSQEEKYSEMEEVLEHTDKEVTVETVPILSKTEVIQEAGRHADEETKEEPSVEGLVVSADTEITEKKITEVALEDEVTKKAEFQNDDLQLQSPAKSLPTPVERERVVQVERDKTELEPTQVNEEKLECKPAVTTCEELTKQLVQAVNVTIIDGEKEVISFEGSSSLPVHEEEACTEIQVQSSEASLALTAAAVGDKVLAEAIKILETAETLESAEARLVPEEKSSEKDEVSPAQPGEDAVPTGTESQAVSIPVIVSVTPEKGIIADLEGDKTTSQKWESDGDSEQVGCQEGRVSKTREEDLKAENEILKLQTESCKLVQNVIQTVVDQLGGTEETAAAFQTQAQLMEADSQEAGQKIGKEESKLQACTLDETQTIEAKEESPLSAGEHTHPDVSKDVNEALEKMAATRVESSRVDGQQLEEVAFPSKEKREAPETKSVPEDDGGAGFGERTEKSPFESQEDEKDDAADDPGNQTSAPEDAEASGGSTSESPDTIGPKLKEKGDGQEVEFHEEKGQSESEKEIKTQTQEETQDQEREPAKPEPTES, from the coding sequence tTGGACAGAGAGAGTCTGAAGATGCGAGTGAAAGGGACTCAGACAAAGACATGGCTGCTGACTCAGCAGCGGTTCAAGACATCAcgaaggaggggcaggaggaaatgCCTGAGACGACGGAACAGACCCCTGCCTCAGAAAGCAGTGTAGACGAGCTGACGCAACCCACTGAGGCCCAGGCGAACGACGTAGGATTTAAGAAGGTGTTCAAGTTTGTCGGCTTCAAATTCACTGTGAAAAAGGATAAGACAGAAAAGTCTGACGCTGTGCAGCTCCTCACCGTCAAAAAGGAGGAAGGCGGAGGGCCAGGAGGGTCCGACGGGTATGGTGATCACCGGGAGCCCAGCCAGGAGACGGGGGATGCGACACCCAAAGACACTGAACTGAAAGAGTCCACAGAGAAACCCGAAGAGACGCCCAGACACGAGCAGAGCCGCCCAGAAGTCTCCCTTCAGGCGGAGTCCGCTCCACCAGCCGAGGAAGGCAAAGacgaagaagaaaaacaagagaaagaaccCGCCAGATCTCCAGACTCTCCGACGAGTCCAGTGGCCAGCGAAACCGCATCGCCCTTCAAAAAATTCTTCACTCAAGGTTGGGCCGGCTGGCGAAAAAAGACCAGTTTCAGGAAGGCTCGGGAGGATGAGCTGGAggcttcagagaagaaaaaggagcaaGAGCCAGAAAAGGCAGACACAGAAGAAAACGAGAAGACGGAAGATCTCTCCGAGCGGCCGCCCTCACAGGAGGCCCGCGAGAGTGCCCAGGATGCCAGGCTGTCGGCTGAGTATGAAAAAGTGGAGCTGCCCCCCGAAGACCAAGTGCAAGCACCTCCCGAAGAGAAACCCGCCCCGTTAGCAACGGAAGTATTCGATGAAAAAGTAGAGATTGTCGCGGAGGTCCACGTCAGCACTGCAGAGAAGGACACGGAGGAGCAGAAAGCCCAGGCGGAAGAAATAGTAGAGCCCTCGCCGCCTGAGCAACCGCTTGAAACGGACGCCGACCTCCAGGACGCCGAGCCCACCGACGCGCCGCtgaggatggaggaagaggcGGGCGCCGCCAGCGGGGACCACGCCCAGCCGGCCGAGCTCGGCGCAGGCGCAGACGCGAAAGCGCCGCCCACGCCCCCTGAGGGCATCGTCGGGGAGGCGGAAGTGCCGTCCTCGCAGGAGAGAGTTAAGGGGCAGGGAAGCCCTTTAAAGAAGCTGTTCACTAGCAGCGGCTTAAAAAAGCTCtctggaaagaaacagaaagggaaaagaggaggagaCGAGGAGTCCGGGGAGCAGCACCCAGCCTCAGCGGATTCTCCCGACAGTCCAGACGAACCCAAGGCCGAGAGCTCGGCCTCGTCCCCCGAAGAGCCCGAGGAGATCACGTGCCTGGAGAAAGGCGTGGCCGAGGCCCCCCAGGACGGGGAGACGGAGGAAGGGACCACTTCCGacggagagaaaaagagggaaggtGTTACCCCCTGGGCATCTTTCAAAAAGATGGTGACGCCCAAGAAACGCGTGAGAAGGCTCTCTGAAAGTGACAAGGAGGACGAAGTGGACAAGGTCAAGAGCGCCACCCTGTCCTCCACGGAGAGCGCCGCCTCTGAAGtgcaggaagaggggaagggaaaCGGAGAGGAGCAGAAGCCGGAAGAGCCAAAGCGCAAGGTTGACACCTCCGTGTCCTGGGAAGCTCTGATTTGTGTGGGGTCATCCAAGAAAAGAGCAAGAAAAGCATCCTCTTCCGACGACGAAGGGGGACCAAAACCCCTGGGAGGAGGAGACAGCCAaaaaccagaggaagcagggagagacAGGGAGCCGGCCACAGACGCGCTCCCTGCCAGCTCCCAAGACCACGACCAGCCCCCAGGAAGTTCCTCACCTGAGCAGGCCGGCAGCCCCTGCGAAGGGGAGGGGGTCTCCACCTGGGAGTCATTTAAAAGATTAGTCACCTCGAGAAAAAAATCGAAGTCAAAACTGGAAGAGAAAAGCGAGGACTTGGTAGCTGGGTCCGGCCTAGAATATTCAGCCTCAGATGCTGAGCTGGGGAAAGAAGAGTCTTGGGTTTCAATCAGGAAGTTTATTCCTGGGCGAAGGAAGAAAAGGCTGGATGGGAAACAAGAACAAGCGACGATGGAAGATACGGGCCCAACGGAGGTCAACGAGGACGATTCGGACGTCCCAGCCGTGGTGCCTCTGTCCGAGTATGATGCGgtggaaagggagaaaacagaagcaCAGCAGGCTCCGAAGAGCGAGGAGGGCCCCGAGCAGAAGCTGGCTGTCGACGTGTCGGAGGAGCTCAGCAAGAGTCTGGTTCACACCGTGACTGTGGCTGTCATGGACGGGACAAGGGCCGTTACCAACATCGAAGAAAGGGCACCTTCCTGGATCTCTGCTTCGGTGACAGAACCTCTTGAACAAGCAGAAGACGAAGACAAGTCACCATCTGGGGAGGTATTTGAAAAAGAAGTTGTTGCAGAGGAAACCCCCGTCGATACCAAAATGCTGCCAGAGAGCCAGGAGGCCGCTGATGACACAATCACCAGCAAGGTGGAATTGACCCCTGAAGCTCTGACGGCCGCAGAAACCACAGAGGCATCCGGTGCTGAAGAAGCCACGGAAGCCTCTGGTGCTGAAGAGACCACCGACATGGTTTCGGCTGTTTCCCAGTTAACCGACTTTCCAGACACCACCGAGGAAGCAACACCGGTTCAGGAGGTGGAGGGCAGCGTGCCCGACGTGGAAGACCAGGCGAAGAGGACCCAAGAGGTGCTGCAGGCCGTTGCAGAAAAAGTTAAAGAAGAATCACAGCTGCCTGACGCCAGAGGGCTAGACGACACCATCCAGACAACCCAGAAAGGACAAGCAAAAATACTGGAGcaggtggaagaagcagaagaggaTTCTCATGCACTCGATTGGAAGGAAGCAATGGATGGAGCATCCAAAGTACATGTACAAGAAACGAAAACTGAGACTTTGACACAGGGGACGGTGATTGTACAGGCCACCCCAGAAAGCTTGGAAAAAGTTCCTCCAGGCACAGAGAGTGCAGAGGCCAGGGAGCTTACAAGCACTTGTCCAGCTGAAACCGTGGTTGCGGTAAAACCAGAGACTGTCCCAGAACAGGCTGTTGCTCCTGACTCAGCTGAAACCCTCACAGACAGTGAGACCAATAGAAGCACCCCAGTAGCAGATTTTGAAGCTACAAATgtaagccagcagaccaagatcGTGGAAATCGATGAAGATGGTGAGGTTCTATCCGGTACCCAATGCCAGGTCACAGAAGGTGAGGCACTTCCTGCACTGAAAGAGATGCCTCCAGAACCTTCCAATTTTCAATCCCAGGAAGAAAAGTATTCAGAAATGGAAGAGGTTCTAGAACATACAGATAAAGAGGTAACAGTGGAAACTGTACCCATTCTTTCAAAGACTGAGGTGATTCAAGAGGCTGGCCGACAtgctgatgaggaaaccaaagaggAGCCATCTGTCGAAGGACTTGTGGTGTCTGCTGACACAGAGATAACCGAGAAAAAGATAACTGAAGTTGCCCTTGAGGACGAAGTTACGAAAAAAGCTGAATTTCAGAATGATGATCTCCAACTCCAGAGTCCTGCTAAGTCTCTTCCAACcccagtggagagagagagggtagTTCAAGTGGAAAGGGACAAAACGGAATTAGAGCCAACTCAAGTAAATGAAGAGAAACTTGAGTGCAAACCAGCTGTTACCACATGTGAAGAGCTCACTAAGCAACTGGTTCAGGCAGTGAATGTAACCATCATAGACGGGGAAAAGGAAGTCATCAGTTTTGAAGGAAGTTCTTCTCTGCCCGTTCACGAGGAAGAGGCATGCACAGAAATTCAAGTTCAAAGCTCTGAGGCATCATTAGCTCTAACAGCTGCAGCAGTGGGGGACAAGGTCTTAGCAGAAGCTATCAAGATTTTAGAAACAGCGGAAACTTTGGAATCTGCAGAGGCACGTTTAGTACCGGAAGAAAAGTCCTCAGAAAAAGACGAAGTCTCTCCTGCTCAGCCGGGAGAAGATGCGGTGCCCACAGGGACTGAGTCTCAGGCCGTATCAATACCGGTAATAGTATCTGTTACACCTGAAAAAGGCATCATCGCTGACCTGGAAGGAGATAAAACCACATCACAGAAATGGGAGTCAGATGGAGACAGTGAGCAGGTTGGTTGTCAGGAAGGCAGAGTAAGCAAAACAAGAGAGGAAGATTTAAAGGCTGAAAATGAGATTTTGAAACTTCAGACAGAGAGCTGCAAGCTTGTACAAAACGTAATTCAGACAGTTGTTGACCAGTTGGGGGGTACAGAAGAAACGGCCGCTGCTTTCCAGACCCAGGCTCAACTGATGGAAGCTGACAGCCAGGAGGCTGGACAGAAAATcgggaaagaagaaagcaaacttCAGGCCTGCACGTTGGATGAAACACAAACCATCGAAGCCAAAGAGGAGTCCCCACTAAGTGCCGGGGAGCACACACATCCAGATGTTTCCAAAGATGTGAATGAAGCTTTAGAGAAGATGGCGGCCACTAGGGTAGAAAGTTCCCGGGTAGATGGCCAGCAGCTTGAAGAGGTAGCTTTCCCAtccaaggaaaagagagaagcccCTGAAACAAAGTCTGTGCCAGAAGATGACGGTGGTGCCGGGTTtggagaaagaacagagaagtCACCGTTTGAATCccaagaagatgaaaaagatgaCGCTGCTGATGACCCCGGGAACCAAACCTCAGCCCCGGAAGATGCTGAGGCATCAGGAGGCTCAACCAGCGAGTCTCCAGATACAATTGGACCCAAACTGAAAGAGAAGGGAGATGGCCAGGAAGTAGAATTTCACGAAGAAAAAGGGCAGAGCgagtcagaaaaagagatcaaaacACAAACGCAGGAGGAGACACAGGACCAAGAGAGAGAACCGGCAAAACCGGAACCCACAGAATCCTAA